The proteins below are encoded in one region of Hypanus sabinus isolate sHypSab1 unplaced genomic scaffold, sHypSab1.hap1 scaffold_105, whole genome shotgun sequence:
- the LOC132386171 gene encoding gastrula zinc finger protein XlCGF26.1-like codes for MAHQRVHTGDKPFTCSDCGKRFIHSSSLQRHQRVHTGEKPFICSECGKGFTDSSSLQRHQRVHTGEKPFTCSECGKRFTQSSTLQNHQRVHTGEKPFTCTICGKRFTQSSTLLSHQRVHTGERPFTCLECGKRFTHSSTLLSHKQVHTGERPFTCSECGKGFIDSSSLQRHQRIHTGEKPFTCSECGKGFIDSSSLRRHQRVHTGERPFTCSECGKGFIQLFHLQNHQRVHTSVRPFTCTICGKRFTQSSTLLSHQRVHTGERPFTCSDCGKRFTHSSTLLSHQRVHTGERPFTCSECGKGFIDSSSLQRHQRVHTGERPFTCSECGKGFTQLSNLLSHQRVHTGERPFACSDCGKRFTHSSTVLSHQRVHTGERPFSCSVCGKRFTRSSDLQSHQRVHIKEKPFTCSFCGKGFTESSTLQSHQRVHTGERPFTYSVCGKRFTQSSNLQTHQRDHTGEKPFTCSDCGKRFIHSSSLQRHQRVHTGEKPFICSECGKGFTDSSSLQRHQRVHTGEKPFTCSECGKRFTQSSTLQNHQRVHTGEKPFTCTICGKRFTQSSTLLSHRRVHTGERPFTCSDCGKRFTHSSTLQRHQRVHTGEKPFICS; via the coding sequence atggctcatcagcgagttcacactggggataagccgttcacctgctcagattgtgggaagagattcattcattcatccagcctacagagacatcagcgagttcacactggggagaagccattcatctgctcagaatgtgggaagggattcactgattcatccagcctacagagacatcagcgagttcacactggggagaagccgttcacctgctcagaatgtgggaagagattcactcagtcatccaccctacagaatcaccagcgagttcacactggggagaagccattcacctgcacaatctgtgggaagagattcacccagtcatccaccctactgagtcaccagcgtgttcacactggagagaggccattcacctgcttagaatgtgggaagagattcactcattcatccaccctactgagtcacAAGCAAGTTCACACGggggagaggccgtttacctgctcagaatgtgggaagggattcattgatTCATCCagcctgcagagacaccagcgaattcacactggggagaagccgttcacctgctcagaatgtgggaagggattcattgatTCATCCAGCCTacggagacatcagcgagttcacactggggagaggccattcacctgctcagaatgtgggaagggattcattcagttattccacctacagaatcatcagcgagttcacactagtgtgaggccgttcacctgcacaatctgtgggaagagattcacccagtcatccaccctactgagtcatcagcgagttcacactggagagaggccattcacctgctcagactgtgggaagagattcactcattcatccaccctactgagtcaccagcgagttcacactggggagaggccgttcacctgctcagaatgtgggaagggattcattgattcatccagcctacagagacatcagcgagttcacactggggagaggccattcacctgctcagaatgtgggaagggattcactcagttatccaacctactgagtcatcagcgagttcacactggagagaggccatttgcctgctcagactgtgggaagagattcactcattcatccaccgtactgagtcatcagcgagttcacactggggagaggccgttcagctgctcagtctgtgggaagagattcactcggtcatccgacctacagagtcaccaacgagttcacattaaggagaagccgttcacttgttcattctgtgggaagggattcactgagtcatccacactacagagtcaccagcgagttcacactggagagaggccattcacctactcagtctgtgggaagagattcactcagtcatccaacctacagactcatcagcgagatcacactggggagaagccgtttacctgctcagattgtgggaaaagattcattcattcatccagcctgcagagacatcagcgagttcacactggggagaagccattcatctgctcagaatgtgggaagggattcactgattcatccagcctacagagacatcagcgagttcacaccggggagaagccgttcacctgctcagaatgtgggaagagattcactcagtcatccaccctacagaatcaccagcgagttcacactggggagaagccattcacctgcacgatctgtgggaagagattcacccagtcatccaccctactgagtcatcggcgagttcacactggagagaggccattcacctgctcagactgtgggaagagattcactcattcatccaccctacagagacaccagcgagttcacaccggggagaagccattcatctgttcataa